From one Thermoplasmatales archaeon genomic stretch:
- a CDS encoding metal-dependent hydrolase, protein MKWYTHAIFAIFIGAIIGYLFRTELTIQFFIITIIASLIIDFAEKALFNEHRRQLHNLFTIIPCILIYLFLDMTIGAALTAGILSHILLDCITPTGCRFLWPLQEKRYGVQWKYTGNKAREKRILSTTILLALLTILVLLPHGPLTSAITAWTNNTGHNSTNSTYPNFHISINNPSNDMWIHPFPNGSVFIDVVNNGQADYYPVYYPVYHKSTYQGSKPTNANSTPQEKEEEVEE, encoded by the coding sequence ATGAAATGGTACACACACGCCATTTTCGCAATATTTATAGGGGCAATAATAGGCTACCTATTCAGAACAGAACTGACAATACAATTCTTCATCATCACAATTATCGCAAGTCTCATAATCGACTTCGCAGAAAAAGCACTCTTCAATGAACATCGAAGACAACTACACAACCTATTCACCATAATACCATGTATCCTGATTTATCTGTTCCTTGACATGACAATCGGCGCGGCCCTAACAGCAGGAATATTATCTCACATACTCTTAGATTGCATAACACCAACAGGATGCCGGTTTTTATGGCCATTACAAGAAAAACGCTACGGCGTACAATGGAAATACACTGGCAATAAAGCCAGGGAAAAAAGAATACTCTCAACAACCATACTCCTCGCATTACTTACCATACTAGTACTATTGCCCCACGGACCACTCACATCAGCGATAACAGCCTGGACAAACAATACAGGGCACAATTCAACAAACTCGACATACCCTAATTTTCACATAAGCATCAACAACCCCTCAAATGACATGTGGATCCATCCATTCCCAAATGGTAGCGTATTCATCGATGTCGTAAACAATGGCCAGGCCGACTATTATCCAGTTTATTACCCTGTTTACCATAAGTCCACTTACCAGGGTAGTAAGCCAACTAATGCAAATTCAACACCCCAAGAAAAAGAAGAGGAAGTGGAGGAATAG